Proteins from a genomic interval of Candidatus Binatia bacterium:
- a CDS encoding DNA polymerase Y family protein encodes MASRFACLYVPRFAIAAQLRAEPELRGCPLVVCDAGSRATVIDVSPEAARLGAQPGLTVAQALIRHADLVVRPLDVDALEAARAALADVGRSVSPCVEVVGTAEEGGGAPTRSGVTRYARGGEHRLASAASVAHGAARPRASSVGVGLVGEIVLDVGGVARLFGSPGGIAAALLQRAERVGFTAGVGIADRRATARIAAGVAMRRGEAIVVPPDGDAAWLAPLPLDVLARALDADDDGRRGFRAALERLARLGVTRCGDFAAMPVDEVASRLGPAAARMWYVAAGRDRSPLRPTLLSPEFTEGTRLEYGIASIEALLFVVRGLLDRVVSRLALSGLSCSGLTLGLGLEDGSRADRSVGVLSPTRDVKTLTMLVRSAIESAPPHAAIESVHVTAIPDRPRADQLDLFRPAGPPPEKLATTLARLAALCGVGKVGRPVPPPGHRPDAFTVLPFAPQNGRRAATRTNGDADDAQGAPAIALRAIRPPRPAQVFLEAGAIAYVRAPGLGGRAVVTSGPWRIDTEWWSETPCRRDYWDVQLSDGGVYRLFRDLSAPNGETIWYVDGYYD; translated from the coding sequence GTGGCGAGCCGCTTCGCCTGCCTGTACGTGCCGCGCTTCGCGATCGCGGCGCAGCTGCGCGCCGAGCCCGAGCTGCGCGGCTGTCCGCTCGTCGTCTGCGACGCCGGCTCGCGCGCGACGGTGATCGACGTCTCACCGGAAGCCGCGCGGCTCGGGGCGCAGCCCGGCTTGACGGTCGCCCAGGCGCTGATCCGGCACGCCGACCTGGTGGTGCGCCCGCTCGACGTCGACGCGCTCGAGGCGGCGCGTGCCGCGCTCGCCGACGTCGGCCGCTCGGTGTCGCCGTGCGTCGAGGTGGTCGGCACGGCGGAGGAGGGTGGCGGCGCGCCGACGCGCAGCGGGGTGACGCGCTACGCGCGCGGCGGCGAGCACCGCCTGGCGAGCGCGGCGAGCGTCGCGCACGGCGCCGCACGCCCACGCGCCTCGAGCGTCGGCGTGGGGCTCGTCGGCGAGATCGTGCTCGACGTCGGCGGCGTCGCACGGCTGTTCGGCTCGCCGGGCGGCATCGCCGCCGCGCTGCTGCAGCGCGCCGAGCGCGTCGGCTTCACGGCCGGCGTCGGCATCGCCGACCGGCGTGCGACCGCGCGCATCGCGGCCGGCGTCGCCATGCGCCGCGGCGAGGCGATCGTCGTCCCGCCGGACGGCGACGCCGCCTGGCTCGCGCCGCTTCCCCTCGACGTGCTCGCTCGCGCTCTCGACGCGGACGACGACGGGCGCCGCGGCTTTCGCGCCGCGCTCGAGCGCCTCGCGCGCCTCGGCGTCACGCGCTGCGGCGACTTCGCGGCGATGCCGGTCGACGAGGTGGCGAGCCGCCTCGGTCCGGCGGCGGCGCGGATGTGGTACGTCGCCGCGGGACGCGACCGCTCGCCGCTGCGTCCGACGCTGCTCTCGCCGGAGTTCACCGAGGGGACGCGGCTCGAGTACGGCATCGCGTCGATCGAGGCGCTGCTGTTCGTCGTGCGCGGGCTGCTCGACCGCGTCGTGTCACGGCTCGCGCTGTCCGGGCTGTCGTGCAGCGGCTTGACGCTCGGCCTCGGGCTCGAGGACGGCAGCCGCGCCGACCGCAGCGTCGGCGTGCTGTCGCCGACCCGCGACGTCAAGACGCTCACCATGCTCGTGCGCTCGGCGATCGAGAGCGCGCCGCCGCACGCGGCCATCGAGTCGGTGCACGTGACGGCGATCCCGGACCGGCCGCGCGCCGACCAGCTCGACCTGTTCCGTCCCGCCGGGCCGCCGCCGGAGAAGCTCGCGACGACGCTCGCGCGTCTCGCCGCGCTGTGCGGCGTGGGGAAGGTCGGGCGTCCGGTGCCGCCGCCGGGGCACCGTCCGGACGCGTTCACCGTGCTGCCGTTCGCGCCGCAGAACGGGCGTCGCGCGGCGACGCGCACGAACGGTGACGCGGACGACGCCCAGGGAGCGCCCGCGATCGCGCTGCGCGCGATCCGTCCGCCGCGTCCGGCGCAGGTCTTCCTCGAAGCCGGCGCCATCGCGTACGTGCGCGCGCCCGGGCTCGGCGGCCGCGCGGTGGTGACGAGCGGCCCGTGGCGCATCGACACCGAGTGGTGGAGCGAGACGCCGTGCCGCCGCGACTACTGGGACGTGCAGCTCTCCGACGGCGGCGTCTACCGCCTGTTCCGCGATCTCAGCGCGCCGAACGGCGAGACGATCTGGTACGTCGACGGCTACTACGACTGA
- a CDS encoding TIGR03620 family F420-dependent LLM class oxidoreductase, which translates to MDIGKLGLWFFLDTMPAEEAATFVRRLEELGYPALWLPEAVGREPFAHIGFLLARTERITLATGIANIWARDAMTMAAAQKTLAEASGGRFLLGIGVSHAPLVEGVRGHAYRKPLTYMRQYLEAMQRAPFLAVGPAEPPPTVIAAIRPKMLALAAELTQGSHTYFVPPEHTARARTILGPDKWLCVAQAVVLETDPEKARAAARQYMKTYVPALPNYTNNLRDLGYTDEDFADGCSDRLVDAIVAWGDEEKIAARFRAHLDAGASHVCFLPLRADGVPQPDMRSVEAFAPSRFTP; encoded by the coding sequence ATGGACATCGGCAAGCTCGGCCTGTGGTTCTTCCTCGACACCATGCCCGCCGAGGAGGCGGCGACGTTCGTGCGGCGTCTCGAGGAGCTCGGCTATCCGGCGCTGTGGCTCCCCGAGGCGGTCGGGCGCGAGCCCTTCGCGCACATCGGCTTCCTGCTCGCGCGCACCGAGCGCATCACGCTCGCGACCGGCATCGCCAACATCTGGGCGCGCGACGCGATGACCATGGCCGCGGCGCAGAAGACGCTCGCCGAGGCCTCGGGCGGACGCTTCCTGCTCGGCATCGGCGTGAGCCATGCGCCGCTCGTCGAGGGCGTGCGCGGCCACGCGTACCGCAAGCCGCTCACGTACATGCGGCAGTACCTCGAGGCGATGCAGCGGGCGCCCTTCCTCGCGGTCGGGCCGGCCGAGCCGCCGCCGACGGTGATCGCCGCGATCCGGCCGAAGATGCTCGCGCTCGCGGCCGAGCTGACCCAGGGCAGCCACACCTACTTCGTGCCGCCCGAGCACACGGCGCGCGCCCGCACGATCCTCGGGCCCGACAAGTGGCTGTGCGTCGCGCAGGCGGTCGTGCTCGAGACCGATCCGGAGAAGGCGCGGGCGGCGGCGCGCCAGTACATGAAGACCTACGTGCCGGCGCTGCCGAACTACACCAACAACCTGCGCGACCTCGGCTACACCGACGAGGACTTCGCCGACGGCTGCAGCGACCGGCTGGTCGACGCGATCGTCGCGTGGGGCGACGAGGAGAAGATCGCGGCGCGCTTCCGCGCGCACCTCGACGCCGGCGCGAGCCACGTCTGCTTCTTGCCGCTGCGCGCCGACGGCGTGCCGCAGCCGGACATGCGCTCCGTGGAGGCGTTCGCGCCGTCGCGCTTCACGCCGTAG
- the hisN gene encoding histidinol-phosphatase — translation MPSYERELEVARRAVEEAGRVTLEYFRRDFTVERKADDTPVTIADRRAEQSLRAALAEAFPDDGVLGEEFGTLEGRSGRRWIIDPIDGTQSFIRGVPLYGVLLGLEDGGRCVVGAAGFPALGETYFAARGAGAWCNDQRISVSRVATLAEATVLTSDAKPEHYGDFYPGYERLLRASARQRGWGDCYGYALVARGAADVMVDPKLNPWDIAAIIPILEEAGGAFFDWSGETRIDGGSGIGTNGLLREQVLALLR, via the coding sequence ATGCCAAGCTACGAACGCGAGCTCGAGGTCGCGCGCCGTGCCGTCGAGGAGGCGGGACGCGTCACGCTCGAGTACTTTCGCCGCGACTTCACCGTCGAGCGCAAGGCCGACGACACGCCGGTGACGATCGCCGACCGGCGCGCCGAGCAGAGCCTGCGCGCGGCCCTCGCCGAGGCGTTCCCCGACGACGGCGTGCTCGGTGAGGAGTTCGGCACGCTCGAGGGGCGCAGCGGGCGGCGCTGGATCATCGACCCGATCGACGGCACGCAGTCCTTCATCCGCGGCGTGCCGCTCTACGGCGTGCTGCTCGGGCTCGAGGACGGCGGGCGCTGCGTGGTCGGCGCGGCGGGCTTCCCGGCGCTCGGCGAGACCTACTTCGCGGCGCGCGGCGCCGGCGCGTGGTGCAACGACCAGCGCATCTCGGTGTCGCGCGTCGCGACGCTCGCCGAGGCGACGGTGCTGACGAGCGACGCCAAGCCCGAGCACTACGGCGACTTCTACCCCGGCTACGAGCGCCTGCTGCGCGCGAGCGCGCGCCAGCGCGGCTGGGGCGACTGTTACGGCTACGCGCTGGTCGCGCGCGGCGCCGCGGACGTCATGGTCGATCCCAAGCTCAACCCGTGGGACATCGCCGCGATCATCCCGATCCTCGAGGAGGCGGGCGGCGCGTTCTTCGACTGGAGCGGCGAGACGCGGATCGACGGCGGCTCGGGCATCGGGACGAACGGCCTGCTGCGCGAGCAGGTGCTGGCGCTGCTCCGCTGA
- a CDS encoding sigma-54 dependent transcriptional regulator: METRILIIDDDPFICRQLEDLYRAQNYIVDSANDANTALQRLSEHDYSLVLVDFKIPGTDGLNLTKEIRERWPDIDVIMITGYASIKGAVEAIKLGASDYITKPFQNEEVLVATDKVLEKRRLLDEIQYLRGQLADRYSFANMVSRNPRMHEIFAQLEALAQSDATVLLTGESGTGKELCARAIHFQGKRKNGKFVPINCAAFPDTLLESELFGYERGAFTGAVTSKPGLLETAEGGTIFLDEVGEMPLATQAKFLRVLEDRTVRRVGGLKQKPIDVRVIAATNRDLQKDIAAQRFRADLFYRLNGLSLHVPPLRERVDEICALASSFAANAAAVLN, encoded by the coding sequence ATGGAGACACGGATTCTCATCATCGACGACGACCCCTTCATCTGTCGACAGCTCGAAGACCTCTATCGCGCGCAGAACTACATCGTGGACAGCGCGAACGACGCGAACACCGCGCTGCAGCGTCTCTCCGAGCACGACTACTCGCTGGTTCTCGTCGACTTCAAAATTCCCGGCACCGATGGCCTGAACCTGACGAAGGAGATCCGCGAGCGCTGGCCGGACATCGACGTGATCATGATCACCGGCTACGCGAGCATCAAAGGCGCGGTCGAAGCCATCAAGCTCGGCGCGTCGGACTACATCACCAAGCCGTTCCAGAACGAGGAGGTCCTGGTCGCGACCGACAAGGTGCTCGAGAAGCGCCGTCTGCTCGACGAGATCCAGTACCTGCGCGGCCAGCTCGCCGACCGCTACTCGTTCGCCAACATGGTGTCGCGCAACCCGCGCATGCACGAGATCTTCGCGCAGCTCGAGGCGCTCGCGCAGAGCGACGCGACCGTGCTGCTCACCGGCGAGTCCGGAACCGGCAAGGAGCTGTGCGCGCGCGCGATCCACTTCCAGGGCAAGCGCAAAAACGGCAAGTTCGTGCCGATCAACTGCGCGGCGTTCCCGGACACGCTGCTCGAGAGCGAGCTCTTCGGCTACGAGCGCGGCGCGTTCACGGGCGCGGTCACCTCGAAGCCGGGCCTGCTCGAGACGGCGGAGGGCGGCACGATCTTCCTCGACGAGGTCGGCGAGATGCCGCTCGCGACGCAGGCGAAGTTCCTCCGCGTTCTCGAGGATCGCACCGTGCGCCGCGTGGGCGGCCTGAAGCAGAAGCCCATCGACGTCCGCGTCATCGCCGCGACGAACCGCGATCTGCAGAAGGACATCGCCGCGCAGCGCTTCCGCGCGGACCTCTTCTACCGCCTGAACGGCCTCTCCCTGCACGTCCCGCCGCTCCGCGAGCGCGTGGACGAGATCTGCGCCCTCGCCTCCTCGTTCGCCGCGAACGCCGCCGCGGTCCTCAAC
- the ilvD gene encoding dihydroxy-acid dehydratase has product MPEEKPARKLRSSVVTEGDSRSPNRAMLRAVGFSDRDFGKPIVGISNSHSTITPCNAGIQQLAERAAKGLREAGAMPQVFGTITISDGISMGTEGMKCSLVSREVIADSIETVCRGQSMDGLIAIGGCDKNMPGAMIGIARLDIPAIFVYGGTIKAGRWKGQDLTVVSVFEAVGACAAGRMSREDFEGIERNACPGAGSCGGMYTANTMSSAIEAMGMSLPMTSTMAAEDPEKADSTEEAGRQLVKLIEMDLTPRKIMTRAAFENAIAVVMALGGSTNAILHLLAIAHAAKVDLTLDDFERIRRKVPVIADLKPSGRYVATDLRRVGGVPLVMRMLLDAGLIDGSCITVTGKTIAENLANVSGVPPKDQDVVLPLDRPLYAQGHLAILRGNLAPEGAVAKISGLKLPRITGPARVFESEEECLAAILDDRVKAGDVVVIRYEGPRGGPGMREMLAPTSAIIGKGLGDKVGMVTDGRFSGGTYGMVVGHVAPEAADGGPIALVQEGDLITIDADRNLLELHVSDEELARRRAAWTPPPPRYTSGVLAKYARLVSSSSLGAVTG; this is encoded by the coding sequence ATGCCGGAAGAAAAGCCCGCGCGCAAGCTGCGCAGCTCGGTCGTAACCGAGGGAGATAGCCGCTCCCCCAACCGCGCCATGCTGCGCGCGGTCGGCTTCAGCGATCGCGACTTCGGCAAGCCGATCGTCGGCATCTCCAACAGCCACAGCACGATCACCCCGTGCAACGCCGGCATCCAGCAGCTCGCCGAGCGGGCCGCCAAGGGCCTGCGCGAGGCGGGCGCCATGCCGCAGGTGTTCGGCACCATCACGATCAGCGATGGCATCTCGATGGGCACCGAGGGCATGAAGTGCTCGCTGGTCAGCCGCGAGGTGATCGCCGACTCGATCGAGACCGTCTGCCGGGGCCAGAGCATGGACGGCCTGATCGCGATCGGCGGCTGCGACAAGAACATGCCGGGCGCGATGATCGGCATCGCGCGCCTCGATATCCCGGCGATCTTCGTCTACGGCGGCACGATCAAGGCCGGCCGCTGGAAGGGCCAGGACCTGACGGTGGTCAGCGTGTTCGAGGCGGTCGGCGCCTGCGCCGCGGGCCGCATGTCGCGCGAGGACTTCGAGGGGATCGAGCGCAACGCCTGCCCGGGCGCCGGCTCGTGCGGCGGCATGTACACGGCGAACACGATGTCGTCCGCCATCGAGGCCATGGGCATGAGCCTGCCGATGACCTCGACCATGGCTGCGGAGGATCCGGAGAAGGCCGACTCCACCGAGGAAGCCGGGCGCCAGCTCGTGAAGCTGATCGAGATGGATCTGACGCCGCGCAAGATCATGACGCGCGCCGCGTTCGAGAACGCGATCGCGGTCGTCATGGCGCTCGGCGGCTCGACCAACGCGATCCTGCACCTGCTCGCGATCGCGCACGCCGCCAAGGTCGACCTGACGCTCGACGACTTCGAGCGCATCCGCCGCAAGGTTCCGGTGATCGCGGATCTGAAACCGAGCGGTCGCTACGTCGCGACCGACCTGCGTCGCGTCGGCGGCGTGCCGCTGGTGATGCGGATGCTGCTCGACGCGGGCCTCATCGACGGCTCGTGCATCACCGTCACCGGCAAGACGATCGCCGAGAACCTGGCCAACGTGAGCGGCGTGCCGCCGAAGGACCAGGACGTCGTCCTGCCGCTCGACCGCCCGCTCTACGCGCAGGGCCACCTCGCGATCCTGCGCGGCAACCTGGCGCCCGAGGGCGCGGTCGCGAAGATCTCCGGGCTCAAGCTGCCGCGCATCACCGGTCCGGCGCGGGTCTTCGAGTCCGAGGAGGAATGCCTCGCCGCGATCCTCGACGATCGCGTCAAGGCGGGCGACGTCGTCGTCATCCGCTACGAGGGTCCGCGCGGCGGGCCCGGCATGCGCGAGATGCTCGCCCCGACCTCGGCGATCATCGGCAAGGGCCTCGGCGACAAGGTCGGCATGGTGACCGACGGCCGCTTCTCGGGCGGCACCTACGGCATGGTGGTCGGGCACGTCGCGCCCGAGGCGGCCGACGGCGGTCCGATCGCGCTCGTGCAGGAGGGCGATCTGATCACGATCGACGCCGATCGCAACCTGCTCGAGCTGCACGTGTCGGACGAGGAGCTCGCGCGGCGGCGCGCCGCTTGGACGCCGCCGCCGCCGCGCTACACGAGCGGCGTGCTCGCGAAGTACGCGCGCCTCGTGTCGAGCAGCTCGCTCGGCGCCGTGACCGGCTGA
- a CDS encoding 3-oxoacyl-ACP reductase family protein, whose protein sequence is MQRLAGKVAIVTGSGQGIGRGIARRFAREGAHVVVAELKEHRARRTAEEITAAGGSALALTVDVARREQVERMVRETVERFGGLDILVNNAQGMHAHKPFEEITDEDFDVFLISGLKGTFWAMQAAFPHMRARGGGRIINFVSLNALTGAPGLADYNATKAAIAALSRTAAREWGKHNILVNCIAPGAISKRTLEFFERNPQMAEVIREQRPLGRLADPEEDLAPVAVFLASDDGHFVTGQTYFVDGGAHLT, encoded by the coding sequence ATGCAGCGCCTGGCCGGCAAAGTCGCCATCGTCACCGGATCCGGTCAGGGCATCGGTCGTGGGATCGCGCGGCGCTTCGCGCGCGAGGGCGCGCACGTCGTCGTCGCGGAGCTGAAGGAGCACCGCGCGCGTCGCACCGCGGAGGAGATCACTGCGGCGGGCGGTAGCGCGCTCGCGCTCACCGTCGACGTCGCGCGCCGCGAGCAGGTCGAGCGCATGGTCCGGGAGACCGTCGAGCGCTTCGGCGGGCTCGACATCTTGGTCAACAACGCGCAGGGCATGCACGCCCACAAGCCCTTCGAGGAGATCACCGACGAGGACTTCGACGTCTTCCTGATCTCCGGGCTCAAGGGCACGTTCTGGGCGATGCAGGCCGCGTTTCCGCACATGCGCGCGCGCGGCGGCGGCCGCATCATCAACTTCGTGTCGCTGAACGCGTTGACCGGCGCGCCCGGGCTCGCGGACTACAACGCCACCAAGGCCGCGATCGCGGCGCTGTCGCGCACCGCGGCCCGCGAGTGGGGCAAGCACAACATTCTGGTGAACTGCATCGCGCCCGGAGCGATCTCGAAGCGCACGCTCGAGTTCTTCGAGCGCAACCCGCAGATGGCGGAGGTCATCCGCGAGCAGCGGCCGCTCGGGCGGCTCGCCGACCCGGAGGAGGATCTCGCACCCGTCGCGGTATTCCTCGCCTCCGACGACGGGCACTTCGTCACCGGGCAGACGTACTTCGTCGACGGCGGCGCGCACCTGACGTAG